The Montipora capricornis isolate CH-2021 chromosome 6, ASM3666992v2, whole genome shotgun sequence genome has a window encoding:
- the LOC138052702 gene encoding M-phase phosphoprotein 8-like has product MALPDQKRKRGRPPKHRIVLETDSENQSQGQESSSSAESRGQTVTKRRRKRRSIDERMSSQLSADILLLDCEVAPLGMTRQASKELALVSIRKKQDGEIATSSNLEVRTPLQRGASFSELEQKWKSENTERENDICKKDNFEVIEISSQSTDDEEPRTSSQESRPMVNECIIISSQSDSESEAKTTVGKTAFDMSTRSVKQKNSGQQLTQEPLSENNGKDKEQGSANNDASEPLKRLANLKRTSRLDSFSPIELNLKNNHKSLWQLSEIEHKMDSICNTVMDSESLEIGDLHKHTTDENSNQVPSSFSPQTGSRVSETKSEAFSDKLAHEKNSKSSEDYITSKVEQNWEEPQGTTCNNDSNVSVTSASLPENSGGKDFAVTTDTAANYGEKVNKDMQSTVTKRLGDQDGIASSPKKRKEKIDANNRFIAKARRTDGRPKSVRDCRTKRASVDGSPGIPRDSAASRITAISRREAGNTERQIMASTTADLLPMQNKTKAMPLMDGDLIGMIIQDNGKIDESKKTQTALQPGRKEEKTKKNSGSETDKCKPWDSGMEDISDGEDDLSDFEFDLDDYSPGSFFNDVEESKVIERADSPVMEPLHLSLAALKQAIREGDIALVRGALAVPGHNPDTVDTASGMSLLTWAATYGQDDIVKLLLRRGAGINYFDPKRNAITALMQSAEQGFPKTVQILLESGAHINSQTTAGETALMRACKKGHKEVVEILLRHGVDTKTQSTHELTAKQIALKNKHFEIQNLLADHEKSLTSTLHVALRKCLGTAGTLCLPLLMPYRCIAPGEKDSVTFPVNYNPDKAPQASKVALFCVRADFNGDEVCLSFGGDNGVRSVLFNDSIQYPLVQGNRSVYLLTPDAEALDNALIVQTHSLKNTRLIVCVAYVTATSES; this is encoded by the exons ATGGCTTTGCCAGACCAAAAGCGAAAAAGAGGTCGTCCACCGAAACATCGAATCGTATTGGAAACTGACAGCGAAAATCAATCTCAAGGTCAGGAGAGCTCAAGTTCTGCTGAATCAAGAGGACAAACCGTGACGAAACGAAGACGAAAGCGGCGTAGCATAGACGAAAGGATGTCGTCACAACTCTCTGCCGACATTTTACTCCTTGACTGTGAAGTTGCTCCTTTGGGAATGACTCGCCAAGCAAGCAAAGAACTTGCGCTTGTTTCGATTCGTAAGAAACAAGACGGCGAAATTGCAACCAGCTCTAATTTGGAAGTGAGAACACCATTGCAAAGGGGGGCATCTTTTTCTGAATTGGAGCAGAAGTGGAAAAGTGAAAATACAGAACGTGAAAACGATATTTGCAAAAAGGATAATTTTGAAGTTATTGAAATATCCTCGCAGAGTACAGATGACGAGGAACCGCGAACATCTTCACAAGAATCTCGGCCGATGGTCAACGAGTGCATTATTATATCCTCGCAAAGCGATTCGGAGAGCGAGGCAAAGACTACTGTGGGAAAAACAGCTTTTGACATGTCGACGAGGAGTGTAAAACAGAAGAACAGTGGACAGCAGCTAACACAGGAACCATTAAGTGAGAATAACGGCAAAGACAAAGAACAAGGGAGCGCAAATAATGATGCGTCGGAACCGCTGAAAAGGTTGGCTAATCTGAAAAGGACGTCACGTCTCGATTCATTTTCTCCTATCgagttaaatttaaaaaacaaccATAAATCCCTTTGGCAACTATCGGAAATTGAACATAAAATGGATTCTATTTGTAACACGGTTATGGACTCGGAATCGTTGGAAATTGGTGATTTACATAAACACACGACGGACGAGAATTCGAACCAAGTGCCTTCTTCGTTTTCTCCCCAAACCGGCTCAAGAGTTTCGGAGACGAAAAGTGAGGCTTTCAGTGACAAACTAGCGCATGAGAAAAATTCAAAGAGTTCTGAGGATTATATTACCTCAAAAGTTGAGCAGAATTGGGAAGAGCCACAGGGAACAACATGCAACAATGATTCGAATGTCTCTGTCACCTCCGCGTCCCTACCGGAGAACTCCGGCGGGAAAGATTTTGCGGTGACAACTGACACAGCTGCGAATTACGGCGAGAAAGTAAATAAGGACATGCAAAGCACGGTAACGAAACGGTTAGGCGATCAGGACGGCATCGCCTCATCTCCCAAAAAACGGAAAGAAAAAATCGATGCGAATAATCGCTTCATCGCAAAGGCAAGGAGAACCGATGGGCGACCGAAGTCAGTCCGGGATTGCCGAACAAAACGCGCATCGGTTGATGGTTCGCCTGGAATACCGCGCGACAGTGCTGCATCAAGAATAACCGCGATTTCACGAAGAGAAGCAGGAAATACAGAGAGACAAATCATGGCTTCAACGACTGCGGATCTATTACCAATGCAGAATAAAACAAAAGCCATGCCGCTGATGGATGGAGATCTTATTGGAATGATCATTCAAGACAACGGGAAGATAGATGAGAGCAAAAAAACGCAAACGGCGTTGCAGCCAGGGAGGAAAgaggaaaaaaccaaaaagaatAGTGGCAGTGAAACGGACAAATGTAAACCTTGG GACAGTGGAATGGAAGATATATCTGATGGAGAGGATGACTTGAGTGATTTTGAATTTGATTTGGACGACTATTCGCCAGGTTCCTTCTTCAACGATGTCGAG gAATCCAAAGTAATTGAAAGAGCGGATTCTCCAGTAATGGAACCACTGCATTTGTCCTTGG CCGCTTTGAAGCAAGCTATTCGCGAAGGGGATATTGCCCTGGTCAGAGGTGCCCTCGCTGTTCCTGGGCATAACCCGGATACAGTTGATACAGCTTCCGGTATGAGCCTTCTAACCTGGGCTGCAACCTACGGTCAGGACGATATAGTAAAGCTACTGCTGAGAAGAGGCGCTGGTATCAATTACTTTGACCCGAAAAGAAACGCCATAACCGCGCTTATGCAGTCCGCTGAACAG GGTTTTCCGAAAACCGTACAGATTCTTTTGGAGTCGGGTGCTCACATTAATTCTCAAACGACGGCTGGAGAGACAGCACTCATGAGG GCCTGCAAAAAAGGACACAAGGAGGTGGTGGAAATTTTACTGAGACATGGGGTGGACACAAAAACCCAATCCACCCATGAACTGACAGCCAAACAGATTGcgttaaaaaacaaacattttgaaattcaaaacttgCTCGCAGATCACGAAAAGAG cTTGACAAGCACACTACATGTGGCCCTCAGAAAGTGTCTGGGAACAGCGGGAACGTTATGCCTCCCTCTGTTGATGCCGTACCGCTGCATAGCTCCGGGCGAAAAGGACAGCGTCACATTCCCGGTCAACTACAACCCTGATAAAGCCCCTCAAG CCTCCAAGGTTGCTTTGTTCTGTGTTCGAGCGGATTTTAATGGTGACGAAGTGTGTCTCAGTTTTGGTGGTGACAACGGTGTCCGCAGTGTTTTGTTCAACGATAGCATTCAATATCCACTGGTTCAG GGTAACCGATCTGTGTATCTTCTAACACCGGACGCAGAAGCTTTAGACAACGCACTGATCGTGCAAACccattctttgaaaaatactcGCCTTATAGTGTGCGTGGCTTATGTTACTGCGACAAGCGAAAGTTAA
- the LOC138052703 gene encoding uncharacterized protein → MGTFTEQLSFEVIWKPFFLNPTLSKAVPLVQHLSNLYGADAAASIVKPTSRLSRDGAEVGIQFNPNRLIVNTLKSHCMLDYAKTEGKQNLLAEQLFHAFFEEATNIDSDDDLAKIAVEIGLNWDAAQRHMKEVRSRVQGEAMKAREDGIRGVPYITIYVKGGQNIYLSGAQPPEEFVKVFRRLLAQLKASA, encoded by the exons ATGGGGACGTTTACAGAGCAGCTGTCGTTTGAAGTGATATGGAAACCATTCTTTCTCAATCCCACACTATCAAAGGCAGTTCCTCTGGTACAACACCTGTCAAACTTGTATGGAGCAGACGCCGCAGCTAGCATTGTGAAGCCGACAAGTCGGCTTTCAAGAGATGGTGCAGAAGTG GGCATTCAATTCAATCCCAATCGTCTGATAGTCAACACATTGAAGTCTCACTGCATGTTAGACTATGCCAAAactgaaggaaaacaaaatctgCTTGCTGAACAACTGTTTCACGCTTTCTTTGAAGAAGCGACGAATATTGACTCTGATGACGATCTGGCCAAAATCGCTGTGGAGATTGGTCTCAATTGGGATGCTGCACAGAG GCACATGAAAGAAGTGAGGTCACGAGTCCAAGGTGAAGCTATGAAAGCTCGCGAGGACGGCATCAGGGGAGTGCCATACATAACTATCTACGTCAAAGGGGGACAGAACATCTATTTGTCAGGCGCGCAACCACCTGAGGAATTCGTTAAAGTCTTCCGGCGCTTGTTGGCGCAGCTCAAGGCCAGTGCTTAG